A window from Dysidea avara chromosome 2, odDysAvar1.4, whole genome shotgun sequence encodes these proteins:
- the LOC136246275 gene encoding protein NLRC3-like gives MASTSSSTDTVPSGKTREDRPEAHDMSKFVVQNCAPNWRELGEALGMSPEILNIIYTDHPNSCEERCKMMLRKWLQKDPSATWGKLVDAIHSSTPSSPITTGGTVISQLSHHVKGVYKQTRLDVGKDTWPPEQPKDFTPVVLVHYEEQRTMKDVNVITEAVHTGHISDVISAANSQPVTKRHQLDSHQSLREALQTSKVTRNVADILEPFDQCDDPQTILIEGAPGIGKSILMKHISYCWAEGEVMKKIQLVLLVCLRDPGVQKMASLQDLIQSFCERNNDPAKIIQCVESVSQDNGRTVGILLDGYDELPEGLRESSLIADIINRKVLPECGLIVSSRPHASQHLHNKATLKVDILGFTETEREHFIQQSLKTQPHKIPQLTNYLHQHTTINSLCFTPFHLLVLLFLFKKGYPLPNNSTELYKLFISLTICRHLAKYGNTVTQPITDLNNLPDPCGKIMQQLSKLSLQALNNNQLIITLEQIKSVCPQLEAIPGAINGFGLLQVVEHIDIFNATKTFNFIHFSVQEYLAAHYVANLPLDEERSILEEHFWSDIHYNMFNHYVTLTKGQRPSFKLFLRSGNEAITIDDKFLEDKLQRLRFYRIFYEAGDISTCKTIEEKFTDKIISLPGTTLSPNNLEDLTTLLTCSSCRNWKKLDLYSCHVQDYGLRLLHRSLHHSNITIDDLRLGINDLSSSSGSSLSDIVITCKVKVLNISSNKAVGETPHFFTTLLTHPSCVIEGLYMHNNNYSTTRWAMELFSSLRENKTVKELRIDGNNISDDVCGVICDVLHVNNTLRGLDMWRNPITGQASQLILDALKNNNTLKQLRLPSYPEDIKKEITSLQQVVNEKRRRRGSDVKLEIVIW, from the exons ATGGCGTCAACCTCATCTTCAACGGATACAGTTCCCAGCGGAAAAACCA GGGAGGACAGGCCTGAGGCACATGACATGTCCAAGTTTGTTGTTCAAAACTGTGCACCAAATTGGAGGGAACTAGGTGAAGCCCTAGGAATGTCACCAGAGATACTCAACATCATCTATACAGACCATCCTAACAGTTGTGAGGAAAGATGTAAAATGATGTTAAGGAAATGGTTACAAAAAGATCCCTCAGCAACATGGGGTAAACTGGTTGATGCTATCCATTCCTCTACTCCATCATCACCCATCACTACTGGAG GTACAGTGATCTCCCAGTTGTCTCATCATGTGAAGGGAGTCTACAAGCAGACAAGGTTGGATGTTGGGAAGGACACTTGGCCTCCTGAACAACCTAAAGATTTCACTCCAGTAGTGTTAGTACATTATGAAGAACAACGTACCATGAAAGATGTCAACGTCATCACCGAAGCAGTCCACACTGGTCACATCAGTGATGTCATCTCTGCTGCTAATAGTCAACCAGTAACCAAACGTCATCAACTAGACAGTCATCAATCATTGAGAGAGGCTCTTCAAACTAGCAAGGTGACAAGAAATGTTGCTGACATACTGGAGCCTTTTGATCAGTGCGATGATCCACAAACAATCCTAATAGAAGGTGCTCCAGGTATTGGGAAATCAATACTCATGAAACACATTTCTTACTGTTGGGCAGAGGGAGAAGTGATGAAGAAGATTCAACTGGTGTTGTTGGTCTGTCTCAGGGATCCTGGTGTTCAAAAGATGGCTTCACTCCAAGATCTCATTCAGTCTTTCTGTGAACGCAACAATGATCCTGCTAAAATTATACAGTGTGTTGAATCTGTCTCTCAGGACAATGGCAGGACAGTTGGTATCCTCCTTGATGGCTATGATGAACTCCCTGAAGGTCTGAGAGAGAGCAGTTTAATAGCTGACATCATAAATCGTAAAGTGTTACCTGAGTGTGGGTTGATAGTATCATCTCGTCCTCATGCTTCACAACACCTCCATAACAAGGCCACTCTCAAAGTTGACATTCTGGGTTTTACTGAAACAGAACGAGAACACTTCATTCAACAATCACTGAAGACACAACCTCATAAAATACCACAACTCACCAACTATCTCCATCAACACACCACCATCAATAGCCTTTGCTTCACGCCGTTTCATCTTCTTGTTCTACTGTTCCTCTTTAAGAAGGGATATCCCCTACCAAACAATTCTACTGAACTGTACAAGCTATTCATTAGCCTTACCATCTGCCGACACCTTGCCAAATATGGTAACACTGTCACTCAGCCTATCACAGATCTCAACAATCTTCCAGATCCCTGTGGCAAGATAATGCAACAATTATCAAAGCTTTCCCTACAGGCATTAAATAACAATCAACTAATAATCACCTTGGAGCAAATCAAGTCTGTCTGTCCACAGCTGGAGGCTATACCAGGAGCCATCAATGGTTTTGGTCTCTTACAAGTCGTAGAACACATAGACATCTTCAATGCAACAAAAACGTTCAATTTTATCCACTTTTCAGTACAAGAATACCTCGCGGCTCACTATGTCGCCAACCTCCCACTCGACGAAGAGCGATCCATCCTCGAAGAGCATTTCTGGAGCGATATCCATTACAACATGTTCAACCACTACGTTACACTTACCAAAGGACAACGTCCATCATTCAAGCTGTTCCTTCGTAGTGGAAACGAGGCGATCACCATCGACGATAAATTCCTCGAAGATAAACTACAGCGTCTTCGCTTCTACAGAATCTTCTACGAGGCTGGCGATATTTCAACTTGTAAAACTATCGAAGAAaagtttactgataaaataatcAGCCTACCAGGCACTACTCTATCACCTAATAACTTAGAAGATCTAACAACATTACTAACCTGCTCGTCCTGTAGAAACTGGAAGAAGCTTGATTTGTACAGCTGCCATGTTCAAGATTACGGACTCCGATTACTACACCGTAGTCTACACCATTCAAACATCACAATAGATGACCTCAGGTTGGGCATCAATGACCTTTCTTCATCCTCAGGCAGCTCCCTCAGTGATATCGTCATCACCTGTAAGGTGAAAGTGTTGAATATTAGCAGTAACAAAGCTGTTGGGGAAACACCACACTTCTTCACCACCCTACTAACACATCCTTCATGTGTGATAGAGGGACTGTACATGCACAATAACAACTACTCCACCACAAGATGGGCCATGGAGTTGTTCTCTTCACTGAGGGAGAACAAGACAGTGAAGGAGCTGAGGATTGATGGCAACAACATTTCTGATGATGTGTGTGGTGTGATCTGTGATGTGCTGCATGTCAACAATACTCTGAGGGGGCTGGATATGTGGCGTAACCCAATTACTGGACAAGCCTCACAACTGATCCTGGATGCCCTCAAAAACAATAATACATTAAAACAGCTACGACTACCCTCCTACCCTGAGGACATCAAGAAGGAGATTACATCACTACAACAAGTTGTTAATGAGAAGAGAAGAAGACGAGGTAGTGACGTAAAGCTGGAAATTGTGATTTGGTAG